The Pseudarthrobacter sp. NS4 genome includes a window with the following:
- a CDS encoding DMT family transporter: MPSTTPVSKPVPAPAAEANAVKALGVAAMVVTVVLWASAFVGIRAIGPHFSPGPLTLGRLAIAAVVLSVLVLPQLLKSRHLPKGREWWPILAYGVMWFGGYNVALNAAEHVLDAGTSALLINVNPILVAIMAGVFLKEGFPRWLLIGSMVAFAGVALIALGSAQPSGPGENATADMAGVALCLLAAVLAAVSVIIQKPVLRKFPAAQATWFGILVGALCCLPFAGELVSEVQAAPPGATAGLVYLGIFPTAIAFTTWAYALSLVDAGKLAATTYLVPGTTVLISWLVLGEIPTAWGLVGGLICLVGVALTRRRTHAGRKHTGQVRQGQVRR; encoded by the coding sequence ATGCCGTCAACCACCCCCGTCAGCAAACCCGTTCCCGCACCTGCTGCAGAGGCCAACGCCGTCAAAGCATTGGGCGTCGCAGCGATGGTGGTTACCGTGGTGCTCTGGGCCTCGGCCTTCGTGGGCATCCGGGCCATCGGACCGCATTTCTCCCCCGGCCCACTGACGCTCGGCAGGCTGGCGATTGCCGCCGTCGTACTGTCGGTGCTGGTCTTGCCGCAGCTGCTCAAGAGCCGGCACCTGCCCAAGGGCCGCGAATGGTGGCCCATCCTTGCCTACGGCGTGATGTGGTTCGGCGGGTACAACGTGGCGCTGAACGCGGCGGAGCACGTGCTTGATGCCGGCACCAGCGCCTTGCTCATCAACGTCAACCCCATCCTCGTGGCCATCATGGCAGGCGTCTTCCTGAAGGAGGGTTTTCCCCGGTGGCTGCTGATCGGAAGCATGGTGGCCTTCGCCGGCGTGGCGCTGATCGCGCTGGGGTCCGCGCAGCCGTCCGGTCCAGGGGAAAATGCTACGGCGGATATGGCTGGCGTCGCCCTTTGCCTCCTGGCAGCTGTGCTTGCAGCCGTCAGCGTCATCATCCAGAAGCCTGTCCTGCGGAAATTCCCGGCAGCCCAGGCCACCTGGTTCGGAATCCTGGTTGGCGCCCTGTGCTGCCTGCCTTTTGCCGGGGAATTGGTGTCTGAAGTGCAGGCCGCCCCACCCGGGGCTACGGCGGGCCTGGTGTATCTGGGCATCTTCCCCACGGCGATCGCCTTCACCACCTGGGCCTACGCCCTCTCGCTCGTTGACGCCGGCAAGCTGGCCGCCACCACCTATCTGGTGCCCGGGACCACGGTCCTGATTTCGTGGCTCGTGCTTGGTGAGATCCCAACTGCGTGGGGCTTGGTGGGCGGCCTCATTTGCCTGGTGGGAGTGGCCCTGACCCGTCGCCGGACCCACGCCGGAAGGAAGCACACCGGGCAGGTTCGGCAGGGGCAGGTTCGGCGCTAG
- a CDS encoding ABC transporter permease, translating to MLSELKVLFGRRRTWALLLALAAIPVLIAVAVRISSAVPAGRGPAFLDRISQNGLFVAFTAMLVSVPLFLPLTVGVVAGDTIAGEANLGTLRYLLVAPAGRVRLLLVKYAGALVFCVVAPLTVALAGAAIGAALFPVGPVTLLSGNVIQPAEAAVRILLIAAYLAVSLAGLSAVGLFLSTLTVVPVGAMAATIVVSVVSQVLDQLPQLEWLHPWLFSHYWFGFGDMLRQPILWDSFASNALLQAGYIAVFTALAYGRFVTKDVLS from the coding sequence ATGCTGTCGGAACTGAAAGTGCTCTTTGGGCGCCGCCGCACCTGGGCCCTGTTGCTGGCGCTGGCCGCCATTCCGGTGCTGATCGCCGTCGCGGTGCGGATATCCTCCGCGGTTCCGGCGGGCCGCGGTCCAGCCTTCCTGGACCGGATCAGCCAGAACGGCCTGTTTGTTGCCTTCACAGCCATGCTGGTTTCGGTGCCGTTGTTCCTCCCGCTCACGGTGGGAGTGGTAGCCGGGGACACGATTGCGGGCGAGGCTAACCTGGGGACGCTGAGGTACCTGCTCGTTGCACCTGCCGGGCGGGTGCGGCTGCTGCTGGTCAAGTACGCGGGGGCGCTCGTGTTCTGCGTTGTCGCGCCCCTGACGGTGGCTCTTGCCGGGGCCGCCATCGGCGCAGCGCTTTTTCCGGTAGGCCCGGTGACACTGCTGTCCGGCAACGTCATCCAGCCGGCTGAAGCTGCGGTCCGCATTCTCCTGATCGCCGCGTACCTGGCGGTGTCCCTGGCGGGACTCTCTGCCGTCGGGTTGTTCCTGTCCACACTGACCGTGGTTCCGGTGGGCGCGATGGCCGCCACCATTGTGGTCTCGGTGGTGTCCCAGGTCCTCGACCAGTTGCCCCAGCTTGAGTGGCTGCACCCGTGGCTGTTCAGCCACTACTGGTTCGGTTTTGGCGATATGCTTCGCCAGCCCATCCTGTGGGATTCGTTCGCCAGCAATGCCCTGCTGCAGGCCGGTTACATTGCCGTGTTCACGGCGCTCGCCTACGGGCGGTTCGTCACCAAGGACGTCCTGAGCTGA
- a CDS encoding cation diffusion facilitator family transporter, with the protein MGHDHSHTHGITATGRHRKRLVAVLAITLAVVLVQVVGAILSGSLSLLADAGHMLSDAAGVTIALMAAWIAGRPASDQRTYGYQRAEVLAAMGNVLILIVISVVIFSEAIRRIGSAPEVQTDIMLFAAILGALANVASLLILHGPHRESLNVRGAYLEVLGDLLGSFAVIAAAVVIKLTGFNAADTIASVVIALLILPRAWSLLRDVVDVLLEATPKGVEVQMIREHILSVEGVTDVHDIHIWTITSGVPVFSAHVVVEDGVLNARGADQLLDKLIACLGSHFDTDHCTFQLEPASHSEHEAHQHA; encoded by the coding sequence ATGGGACACGACCACAGCCACACGCACGGCATCACGGCTACGGGGCGGCACCGCAAGCGGCTGGTGGCCGTCCTGGCAATCACTCTTGCGGTCGTCCTGGTCCAGGTGGTGGGGGCCATCCTGTCGGGTTCGCTGTCCCTGTTGGCCGATGCCGGGCATATGCTCTCCGACGCGGCCGGGGTAACCATTGCCTTGATGGCGGCCTGGATCGCCGGCCGTCCGGCCAGCGACCAGCGCACCTACGGTTACCAGAGGGCCGAGGTGCTCGCCGCCATGGGCAACGTGCTGATCCTGATCGTGATCTCCGTGGTCATCTTCAGTGAGGCAATCCGGCGGATTGGGTCCGCACCCGAGGTGCAGACCGACATCATGCTGTTCGCCGCCATCCTGGGCGCCCTGGCGAACGTGGCATCGCTGCTGATACTCCACGGCCCTCACCGCGAAAGCCTCAACGTCCGCGGCGCGTACCTGGAGGTCCTCGGCGACCTCCTGGGCTCCTTCGCCGTCATCGCAGCCGCAGTGGTGATCAAGCTGACCGGCTTCAACGCTGCGGATACCATCGCATCGGTGGTGATCGCACTGTTGATCCTGCCACGGGCCTGGAGCCTGTTGCGCGACGTGGTGGATGTGCTGCTGGAAGCCACTCCCAAGGGCGTGGAGGTCCAGATGATCCGCGAGCACATCCTCTCCGTGGAGGGGGTCACCGATGTGCACGATATCCACATCTGGACCATCACCTCCGGTGTGCCGGTCTTTTCCGCCCATGTGGTGGTGGAGGACGGGGTGCTCAATGCGCGCGGCGCTGACCAGTTGCTGGACAAGCTCATCGCCTGCCTCGGCTCGCACTTCGATACCGACCACTGCACCTTCCAACTGGAACCGGCAAGTCACTCTGAGCACGAAGCGCACCAGCACGCCTAG
- a CDS encoding C40 family peptidase, with translation MALPRSGRKAAVLCSAVALFGNILSAAVAVPAVGAPAPHSPVVFIPASPKIPSPEDIAAAKSSEAATADQVTAIERILEDAAGAQQAAFAVAMQANNAYSEALVELQERSESASVAAARASAAQEQQDNSRKQIGQFAGDLYRNGGLNPTLGTLATGGGETLQQAATLEALSASRSRAFAAADAAANASRTLTAAAEDASKAADQAAKTAELRKTQAEQANAAQAKAVSDAKAQRTLLVEQLAQLRNTTVALESARVDALDREREETRLAAVTAVAERAAQQGPAKDNPAPAAAPAVPAAAAPAPVPAAPAAPAPAAPAPAPAPAPAPAPAAPAPAPAPAAPAPAAPAPAPAPAPAPAPAAPAAAPPTGAGPHEAAFSAALGKVGSPYHYQWGGTGRYGYDCSGLVQAAFASAGKYLPRTAAQQYAAAPVHVPLSQARRGDLLVWGSAPNFYHVAIYLGNGQVVQALNPQEGIGVTQLSSMAGMQLHPYAARY, from the coding sequence ATGGCTCTACCCCGATCCGGCCGTAAGGCGGCCGTGCTGTGTTCCGCCGTCGCCCTTTTTGGAAACATACTGTCCGCAGCCGTGGCTGTACCGGCAGTTGGTGCCCCTGCGCCGCATTCACCCGTCGTTTTCATCCCTGCCTCCCCGAAAATTCCGAGCCCGGAGGATATCGCGGCCGCCAAATCCAGTGAGGCGGCCACCGCGGACCAGGTGACGGCAATAGAGCGCATTCTGGAGGACGCCGCGGGCGCCCAGCAGGCTGCATTCGCCGTGGCAATGCAAGCCAACAACGCGTACAGCGAAGCCCTGGTGGAGTTGCAGGAACGATCGGAGTCAGCGTCGGTTGCAGCCGCAAGGGCCTCCGCCGCGCAGGAGCAGCAGGACAACTCCCGGAAGCAGATCGGGCAGTTCGCCGGGGACCTCTACCGCAACGGCGGGTTGAACCCGACCCTTGGCACCCTGGCCACCGGCGGCGGGGAGACATTGCAGCAAGCCGCGACACTGGAGGCACTCTCAGCCAGCCGGAGCCGGGCCTTCGCCGCCGCCGATGCGGCCGCGAACGCCTCCCGTACGCTGACTGCCGCGGCCGAGGACGCCAGCAAAGCAGCCGATCAAGCGGCAAAGACGGCCGAGCTCCGGAAGACCCAGGCGGAACAGGCCAACGCAGCCCAGGCCAAGGCCGTGTCCGACGCGAAAGCGCAGCGAACGCTCCTGGTGGAGCAATTGGCGCAGCTCCGGAACACCACCGTGGCGTTGGAATCGGCCCGGGTGGATGCGTTGGACCGGGAGCGTGAAGAAACGCGGCTGGCGGCCGTGACAGCGGTGGCGGAGAGGGCCGCGCAACAAGGCCCGGCCAAGGACAATCCTGCCCCGGCAGCGGCACCCGCCGTTCCAGCTGCCGCAGCACCGGCACCTGTTCCTGCCGCACCGGCAGCTCCGGCACCGGCAGCCCCCGCACCCGCTCCAGCTCCGGCACCCGCACCTGCCCCGGCAGCTCCTGCTCCCGCACCCGCACCGGCAGCTCCGGCACCGGCAGCCCCCGCACCCGCTCCAGCACCGGCACCTGCCCCCGCACCGGCAGCTCCCGCTGCAGCTCCACCAACCGGCGCAGGCCCCCATGAAGCGGCCTTTTCAGCTGCACTGGGCAAAGTGGGTTCGCCGTACCACTACCAGTGGGGCGGCACCGGCCGTTACGGGTATGACTGCTCCGGGCTGGTACAGGCAGCGTTTGCCTCGGCCGGCAAGTACCTGCCCCGTACCGCTGCCCAGCAGTATGCGGCTGCACCAGTCCATGTTCCTCTTTCGCAGGCCCGGCGCGGTGACCTGCTGGTCTGGGGATCGGCGCCCAACTTCTACCATGTGGCCATCTACCTCGGGAACGGACAGGTAGTGCAGGCGCTGAACCCACAGGAAGGTATCGGCGTCACGCAGCTCAGTTCCATGGCCGGCATGCAGCTGCACCCGTACGCCGCCCGCTACTGA
- a CDS encoding LolA family protein translates to MRRAWFRWLPAIAAPAIIAAGVLAGTIPARAGDPLPEKTPAEVLALLDGHATHTFSGTIEQSSELGLPALPAAGPSSGPASAGGAASVFELLAGEHTARVYMDGKTKFRVQVMDRMAEREIVRRGSDLWFYSSKDNSTAHLTLPAYAHHLPLTDPAVPGTPPAGPPARDNTAAPTPQELAEHLLAKLEPATAVSVGDDVEVAGRAAYNVVLEPRTDATLVGKVAIAVDGATGMPLSVQVTARGADSPSFRAGFTSLSFDVPDDSLFSFAPPPGSTVEELQAPDPGHGPLAHGTPGMHMTPDQLAAIHQHPARPTVTGKGWETVVGIPAAAADGNLAGSLLQDPLLSQAAVVVPGGRLLSTNLFNVLITDDGRIYAGMVPPDRLQAAASAAP, encoded by the coding sequence ATGAGGCGTGCGTGGTTCCGTTGGCTGCCAGCTATCGCCGCACCTGCAATAATCGCCGCCGGCGTGCTGGCGGGGACCATCCCGGCACGTGCCGGCGACCCCCTTCCCGAGAAGACCCCCGCTGAAGTTCTCGCGCTGCTGGACGGGCACGCAACACACACGTTCTCCGGCACCATCGAGCAGTCCTCCGAACTCGGGCTGCCTGCGCTCCCCGCTGCAGGTCCCAGCTCGGGGCCTGCGTCGGCAGGGGGCGCAGCCTCGGTGTTCGAGCTGCTGGCGGGTGAGCACACGGCACGGGTGTATATGGACGGCAAAACCAAGTTCCGTGTCCAGGTGATGGACCGGATGGCTGAACGTGAGATCGTCCGGCGCGGCAGTGACCTGTGGTTCTATTCCTCAAAGGACAACTCCACAGCACACCTCACCCTGCCGGCCTACGCCCACCACCTGCCGCTTACCGACCCCGCAGTTCCCGGAACCCCACCCGCCGGTCCGCCTGCCCGGGACAATACTGCCGCGCCCACGCCGCAGGAGCTCGCCGAGCATCTGCTTGCCAAGTTGGAGCCCGCCACTGCGGTGTCTGTTGGAGACGACGTGGAGGTGGCCGGGAGGGCCGCCTACAACGTGGTGCTGGAGCCCCGGACCGATGCCACGCTGGTGGGCAAGGTTGCCATTGCGGTGGACGGGGCCACCGGGATGCCCCTATCCGTCCAGGTGACCGCACGCGGTGCGGACTCGCCGTCCTTCCGTGCCGGATTCACCAGTCTCTCCTTTGATGTACCGGACGATTCGCTCTTCTCCTTCGCCCCGCCGCCGGGCAGCACCGTGGAGGAACTGCAGGCCCCGGACCCGGGCCACGGGCCGCTGGCCCACGGCACTCCCGGCATGCACATGACCCCAGACCAGCTGGCAGCCATCCACCAGCATCCGGCCCGGCCCACCGTGACCGGGAAAGGCTGGGAAACCGTGGTGGGAATCCCGGCCGCGGCAGCGGACGGAAACCTGGCCGGTTCCCTGCTGCAGGATCCGCTGTTGTCCCAGGCCGCCGTCGTCGTTCCCGGCGGGCGGCTGCTGTCCACCAACCTCTTCAACGTCCTGATCACCGACGACGGCCGCATTTATGCGGGCATGGTGCCGCCGGACAGGCTCCAGGCCGCCGCGTCGGCGGCTCCGTGA
- a CDS encoding metallopeptidase family protein produces the protein MPASLPPGLPIVPEGPHEPLGFRMSADEFEAAVSDALDSIPDKLARAMDNVAVFIDDDYVPGPGEDPDAVLLGVYEGVPLTERDSWWDAGSLPDRITIFREPILEICASREDVIHEVAVTVVHEIAHHFGISDDRLHELGWG, from the coding sequence ATGCCTGCCAGCCTTCCGCCCGGCCTTCCCATTGTTCCCGAGGGTCCGCATGAACCGCTTGGCTTCAGGATGTCCGCTGATGAATTCGAAGCCGCGGTTTCCGATGCCCTGGACAGCATCCCGGATAAACTGGCAAGGGCCATGGACAACGTGGCGGTGTTCATCGACGACGACTATGTGCCGGGCCCGGGAGAAGATCCGGACGCTGTCCTGCTGGGGGTCTATGAAGGCGTTCCCCTCACCGAACGGGACTCGTGGTGGGATGCAGGATCATTGCCGGACCGGATCACCATCTTCCGTGAGCCCATCCTCGAGATCTGCGCGTCCCGGGAGGATGTTATCCACGAAGTGGCAGTGACCGTGGTCCACGAGATTGCGCACCACTTCGGCATCTCGGACGACCGGCTGCATGAGCTGGGCTGGGGCTAG
- a CDS encoding PEP/pyruvate-binding domain-containing protein translates to MQEAEAPEGIAGAGLVRNLHSIDAGMLAMVGGKAANLGELMSAGLPVPDGFCLTTEAYRQVTGAPRNVLPALAGVHAALKPASGVPGPSALADLAARARNAILTAPIPAGIAAAVEEAYRSLGPDVPVAVRSSATAEDLPFASFAGQQDTYLNVVGVGSVLEAVRKCWASLWTERATAYRASLGIDPADVALAVVVQQMVEVETAGVLFTANPVTGRRGHAVMDASPGLGEAVVSGAVNPDHYVVDAVTGRILERKLGDKRVAVRALPGGGTGTVDMPDASGSPCLTDSQAATLAGLGRHAEQYFGVPQDIEWAIDHSGALWLTQSRPITTLYPVPRATGGAQGSGAAQGNRDAGGTRVYLCFSLAQGLTRPITPMGRAALRLIASSVATAAGFDVPEPRRGPSPYAEAGQRTYFDLTTPLRSTVGRRILPRIFDIMEARSARVLRQLFDDPAFSVNRRTAWGLFRHIVPAAVRAKAPGSVLRGVVRPTAALRRLHGFTDAFDAALEPPAGAGAGERLDHAEWLLRIRLFSIVPAILPLPALGFAMLAVAGKLLGGHRWDELQPVLRGLPNNVTTEMDLELWRLAVGIRDDAESRTALMTQEPSFLAQEFLAGRVPPRLEAGLTRFLDRYGHRSVAEIDVGLPRWSDDPSHILGVLANYLRLEDPGLAPDVQFSKAAEAADAQVERLVAQARGHSAVHALMVSGALRRARLFAGLRELPKYQLVLCLAEVRRQLLHVGNLLAEAGSLDQPDDIFFLDFGEAWEAVRREAGTTNGQDMRELVAERRAAYAWELGRRHIPRVLLSDGTEPEALQPAARTRVPGALTGSPASAGSVTANARVILDPVGARLEPGEILVAPSTDPGWTPLFLTAGGLVMEMGGANSHGAVVAREYGIPAVVGVPDATGRIVTGQRITVDGGAGTVVPA, encoded by the coding sequence ATGCAGGAGGCGGAGGCGCCCGAAGGCATTGCCGGCGCGGGGCTGGTCCGGAACCTGCACTCCATCGATGCCGGAATGCTCGCGATGGTGGGAGGCAAGGCTGCGAACCTGGGTGAGCTCATGTCCGCCGGGCTGCCGGTGCCGGATGGTTTTTGTCTCACCACGGAGGCCTATCGGCAGGTTACCGGGGCTCCGCGCAACGTGCTTCCGGCGCTCGCAGGCGTCCATGCCGCCCTGAAACCTGCGTCCGGCGTTCCTGGACCGTCAGCGCTTGCTGACCTCGCGGCGCGCGCACGCAACGCGATCCTGACAGCCCCCATTCCTGCCGGCATTGCCGCCGCAGTAGAAGAGGCCTATAGAAGCCTGGGACCGGATGTGCCGGTGGCAGTGCGGTCGTCGGCCACAGCGGAGGACCTTCCGTTCGCAAGCTTCGCCGGACAACAGGACACGTACCTCAACGTGGTGGGGGTGGGCTCCGTCCTTGAAGCAGTCAGGAAATGCTGGGCGTCGCTGTGGACGGAGCGGGCCACTGCCTACCGTGCCAGCCTGGGGATTGATCCTGCGGACGTGGCTTTGGCCGTCGTCGTCCAGCAGATGGTGGAGGTGGAAACCGCCGGCGTCCTGTTCACTGCCAATCCGGTGACCGGGCGCAGGGGGCACGCCGTCATGGATGCCAGCCCCGGACTCGGTGAAGCGGTGGTTTCCGGAGCGGTGAATCCGGACCATTACGTGGTGGACGCCGTGACGGGCCGGATCCTGGAGCGGAAGCTTGGCGACAAGAGGGTGGCGGTCCGGGCCCTTCCCGGGGGCGGGACCGGGACCGTCGACATGCCGGACGCGTCAGGGTCTCCCTGCCTTACCGACAGCCAGGCCGCCACGCTGGCGGGTCTGGGAAGGCACGCCGAGCAGTACTTCGGTGTGCCGCAGGACATCGAGTGGGCCATCGACCACAGCGGCGCGCTATGGCTGACCCAGTCCAGGCCCATCACCACGCTGTATCCGGTTCCCCGGGCCACGGGAGGCGCGCAAGGGAGTGGAGCCGCCCAGGGCAACCGGGATGCCGGCGGCACCAGGGTGTACCTCTGCTTCAGCCTTGCCCAGGGGCTCACCCGCCCCATCACGCCCATGGGACGGGCCGCCCTGCGGCTCATCGCCTCATCCGTGGCAACGGCGGCAGGCTTCGACGTTCCCGAACCCCGCCGCGGGCCGTCCCCCTACGCCGAAGCCGGACAACGGACCTACTTTGACCTCACCACTCCACTGCGGAGCACGGTGGGCAGGCGGATCCTGCCCCGGATATTCGACATCATGGAGGCCCGGTCGGCCCGCGTGCTGCGGCAGCTTTTTGACGATCCTGCCTTCTCCGTTAACCGCAGGACCGCCTGGGGACTATTCCGCCATATTGTGCCCGCAGCTGTCCGCGCCAAGGCCCCCGGATCAGTCCTCCGCGGAGTGGTCCGGCCTACCGCCGCGCTCCGCCGGCTGCACGGCTTTACAGACGCATTCGACGCGGCCTTGGAACCACCCGCCGGAGCCGGCGCCGGCGAACGCCTCGACCATGCCGAATGGCTCCTGCGAATCCGTTTGTTTTCCATCGTTCCCGCCATCCTGCCGCTTCCGGCGCTGGGGTTCGCCATGCTGGCAGTGGCGGGCAAACTGCTGGGCGGGCACCGGTGGGACGAACTGCAACCGGTGCTGCGCGGACTGCCCAACAATGTGACCACGGAGATGGATCTTGAGCTGTGGCGCCTTGCCGTGGGCATCAGGGACGACGCTGAATCGCGCACCGCCCTGATGACTCAGGAGCCATCGTTCCTGGCGCAGGAGTTCCTGGCCGGACGAGTTCCGCCCAGACTTGAAGCAGGCCTCACCAGGTTCCTGGACCGTTATGGGCACCGGTCGGTTGCCGAGATCGACGTCGGGCTGCCCCGTTGGTCCGATGATCCCTCCCATATCCTTGGCGTCCTGGCCAACTACCTTCGGCTGGAGGATCCGGGCCTCGCCCCCGACGTCCAGTTCAGCAAGGCAGCAGAGGCGGCTGACGCGCAGGTGGAACGGCTCGTCGCCCAGGCCCGGGGCCACAGTGCCGTCCATGCCCTTATGGTAAGCGGCGCCCTGCGCAGGGCCCGGCTTTTTGCCGGACTCCGGGAGCTGCCCAAGTACCAACTCGTGCTGTGCCTCGCCGAGGTCCGCCGGCAACTTCTGCATGTGGGAAACTTGCTCGCTGAAGCCGGCAGCCTGGACCAGCCGGACGACATTTTCTTCCTCGACTTTGGCGAGGCCTGGGAGGCAGTTCGTCGGGAAGCCGGCACGACCAACGGGCAGGATATGCGGGAACTCGTTGCGGAGCGGCGGGCGGCGTATGCCTGGGAACTCGGGCGGCGGCACATTCCCAGGGTGCTGCTCTCGGACGGTACGGAGCCTGAGGCGCTTCAACCGGCCGCCAGGACCAGGGTTCCGGGTGCGTTGACGGGAAGCCCCGCCTCAGCAGGGTCCGTCACCGCTAACGCCCGGGTCATCCTGGACCCGGTGGGGGCCCGTCTTGAACCCGGCGAAATCCTGGTTGCCCCGTCCACCGACCCCGGCTGGACCCCGCTGTTCCTGACGGCCGGCGGGCTGGTGATGGAGATGGGTGGCGCGAACTCGCACGGCGCCGTGGTGGCCCGGGAGTACGGTATTCCTGCAGTGGTCGGGGTGCCGGACGCCACGGGCAGGATCGTCACCGGCCAGCGAATAACGGTCGACGGAGGGGCGGGAACCGTAGTGCCTGCGTGA
- a CDS encoding PHP domain-containing protein, whose product MDAVAALNEIAFWLERGRAATFKVQAFRKAAAAISPLTPEEVAARARTGRLKSMKGIGDRTHQVIQQAVGGEVPDYLADLREKGAKPLATAGAAIRNELRGDLHSHSDWSDGGSPIELMVAAAGVLGREYLALTDHSPNLTIANGLSADRLTKQLDVVAAINADGQSSAGGEVDRRVRLLTGIEVDILESGELDQDPALLDRLDIVVASVHSKLRADRNTMTRRMLGGIQARHTNVLGHCTGRLVEGSRGTRPPSEFDAKEVFAACAEYNVAVEINSRPERQDPPDALIQLALEAGCLFSIDSDAHAPGQLDFLQYGAERAALNEVPPERIITTWPVERLLDWAAAT is encoded by the coding sequence ATGGATGCCGTTGCAGCACTCAATGAGATTGCCTTCTGGCTGGAGCGCGGACGCGCCGCCACGTTCAAGGTCCAGGCCTTCCGAAAGGCTGCCGCGGCCATCAGCCCGCTGACGCCGGAGGAAGTAGCTGCGCGAGCCCGGACCGGCCGGCTGAAATCAATGAAAGGTATTGGAGACCGGACCCACCAGGTCATCCAGCAGGCAGTGGGCGGCGAGGTCCCCGACTACCTGGCGGACCTTCGGGAAAAGGGTGCCAAGCCGCTGGCAACCGCCGGCGCCGCCATCCGAAACGAACTGCGCGGTGACCTGCACAGCCACAGCGACTGGTCCGACGGCGGCTCCCCCATCGAGCTCATGGTGGCAGCCGCCGGAGTGCTGGGGCGGGAGTACCTTGCACTCACCGACCATTCACCGAACCTCACCATCGCGAACGGGTTGTCTGCTGATCGCCTCACTAAGCAGCTGGACGTGGTGGCGGCCATCAACGCCGATGGGCAGTCCAGCGCTGGCGGAGAGGTGGACAGGAGGGTGCGGCTGTTGACCGGCATCGAGGTGGACATCCTGGAATCGGGCGAGCTGGACCAGGACCCCGCCCTGCTGGATCGCCTCGACATCGTGGTTGCCAGCGTCCACTCGAAACTCCGCGCCGACCGGAATACCATGACGCGCCGCATGCTTGGCGGGATCCAGGCCAGGCATACCAACGTCCTGGGCCACTGCACCGGGCGCCTGGTTGAGGGATCGCGGGGAACCAGGCCCCCGTCGGAATTCGACGCCAAGGAGGTGTTTGCCGCCTGCGCCGAATACAACGTGGCCGTGGAGATCAATTCCCGGCCGGAGCGGCAGGATCCGCCGGATGCCCTGATCCAGCTCGCACTGGAAGCCGGGTGCCTGTTCTCGATCGACAGCGACGCGCACGCGCCGGGACAGCTCGACTTCCTGCAGTATGGTGCCGAGCGCGCCGCGCTGAACGAGGTCCCGCCGGAGCGCATCATCACCACCTGGCCGGTGGAGCGCCTGCTGGACTGGGCAGCCGCGACGTAG
- a CDS encoding ABC transporter ATP-binding protein has protein sequence MNPAGGSSSPGPNGLTIETRGLTKRFGQQVAVDGVDLAVPPGSVFGFLGPNGSGKTTTIRMLLGLAAASAGRVSMLGMEMPGKLQDVLPRVGALVEGPAFYPFLSGAANLHRLDAASRHTVPATRKARVDRALERVGLAHAAGKKVHAYSLGMKQRLGIANALLSHRDLLVLDEPTNGLDPQGTREVRNLVRSLAHDGATVFVSSHLLAEVEQMCTHAAVMSAGRLVAQGPLSELRRAGSARIRLLTPDTAPARASLAGLGLAAEAGGSQADGEVLLASLSSPGGSPDGRPPEDIVAHLVAAGVRVRGFAVERESLEDRFVALTGEGFDVAQ, from the coding sequence GTGAACCCAGCGGGCGGGAGTTCCAGCCCCGGACCCAACGGACTGACGATCGAGACGCGGGGCCTGACCAAGCGCTTCGGCCAGCAGGTTGCGGTGGATGGTGTGGATCTTGCCGTGCCGCCGGGCTCGGTTTTCGGCTTCCTCGGCCCCAACGGTTCCGGAAAGACCACGACCATCCGGATGTTGCTGGGCCTGGCTGCGGCGTCAGCAGGGAGGGTCAGCATGCTGGGCATGGAGATGCCGGGCAAACTCCAGGACGTGCTGCCCCGTGTGGGTGCGCTCGTGGAGGGGCCCGCGTTCTACCCTTTTCTCTCCGGCGCAGCAAACCTTCACCGCCTGGACGCCGCCAGCCGCCACACTGTACCGGCCACCCGTAAGGCCCGGGTGGACCGGGCCCTTGAACGCGTGGGGCTGGCGCATGCCGCCGGGAAAAAGGTGCATGCCTATTCGCTGGGGATGAAGCAGCGGCTGGGCATAGCCAACGCCCTGCTGTCCCACCGGGACCTGCTGGTCCTGGACGAGCCGACCAACGGGCTGGACCCGCAGGGCACGCGCGAAGTACGCAACCTGGTCCGTTCGCTGGCCCACGACGGCGCCACTGTTTTCGTCTCCAGCCACCTGCTGGCCGAGGTGGAGCAGATGTGCACGCACGCCGCCGTTATGAGCGCCGGCAGGCTTGTGGCGCAAGGACCGCTGTCTGAACTGCGCCGGGCCGGCAGCGCCCGCATCCGCCTGCTGACACCGGACACCGCGCCTGCGCGCGCTTCCCTTGCCGGGCTTGGTCTGGCGGCGGAGGCAGGAGGCAGCCAGGCGGACGGCGAGGTCCTCCTGGCCAGCCTTTCCTCCCCTGGTGGCAGTCCTGATGGCCGTCCCCCGGAGGACATTGTGGCGCACCTGGTGGCGGCGGGGGTCCGGGTCAGGGGCTTCGCCGTCGAACGTGAAAGCCTGGAAGACCGCTTTGTTGCCCTGACGGGGGAGGGGTTTGACGTTGCCCAGTAG